The following are encoded in a window of Candidatus Rokuibacteriota bacterium genomic DNA:
- a CDS encoding ABC transporter ATP-binding protein has product MNGPLLVVDGVYAGYDDLLVLRNCSLEVRRGEFVALVGPNGAGKSTLLRTITGLLVPRVGTIGLDGQPINGLPPYEVAARGISLVPEGRRLFAPLAVRENLELGAFLPRAYAQREETLRLIFRIFPILQDKQNAPASVLSGGEQQMLALARALMSRPRLLCLDDPFLGLARQVTTRFCQAIRTITSEGMTILAAGQHVRRLLRLAHRAYLLDGGQIVLSGSGAELLDDARLRRTLLELIPEIDPPMG; this is encoded by the coding sequence ATGAACGGGCCGCTCCTCGTTGTCGACGGCGTCTACGCGGGGTACGACGACCTTCTGGTTCTCAGGAACTGCTCCCTCGAGGTCAGGCGCGGCGAGTTCGTCGCCCTCGTCGGGCCCAACGGCGCGGGGAAGTCCACCCTGCTGCGGACGATCACCGGGCTCCTGGTCCCGCGGGTCGGCACGATCGGGCTCGACGGGCAGCCGATCAACGGGCTGCCGCCCTACGAAGTCGCCGCCCGCGGCATCTCCCTGGTCCCTGAGGGACGCCGGCTCTTCGCCCCGCTGGCCGTGCGGGAAAACCTCGAGCTGGGCGCCTTCCTCCCGCGCGCGTACGCTCAACGCGAAGAGACGCTCCGCCTGATCTTCAGGATCTTCCCTATCCTGCAGGACAAGCAAAACGCCCCGGCGAGCGTCCTCTCCGGGGGGGAGCAGCAGATGCTGGCGCTGGCGCGCGCGCTCATGTCGCGGCCGCGCCTGCTCTGCCTGGATGACCCGTTCCTCGGGCTCGCGCGCCAGGTGACCACCCGCTTCTGCCAGGCGATCCGCACGATCACCTCCGAGGGGATGACGATCCTGGCTGCGGGGCAGCACGTCCGCCGGCTCCTCCGCCTGGCCCACCGCGCGTACCTGCTGGACGGCGGTCAGATCGTGCTCTCCGGATCGGGAGCCGAGCTCCTCGACGACGCTCGCCTGCGGCGGACGCTGCTCGAGCTGATCCCCGAGATCGACCCGCCCATGGGGTGA
- a CDS encoding ABC transporter ATP-binding protein, with translation MPLLEGRGLSMAFGGLLALRGVDVAVEEHQLVGLLGPNGSGKTTLFNVLSGLLRPTAGEVWFRGQRVTEASPWDLARLGIGRTFQIARPFSHLTAMDNVLVGVTFRSQHRYRRAQDRRRETERLLAIVGLSEKAGSRAYELSLGERKRLELAIALSTRPTLLLLDELASGLSPKGREEVIRFYGRLRERGLTIFAVEHSFRVLAEVADRLVVLDQGTIVADGRPAAVLGSRRVLDAYLGGDDD, from the coding sequence GTGCCGCTCCTTGAAGGCCGGGGCCTCTCCATGGCCTTCGGGGGCCTCCTCGCCCTCCGGGGCGTGGACGTCGCGGTGGAGGAGCACCAGCTCGTCGGTCTCCTCGGCCCCAACGGTTCCGGGAAGACGACGCTCTTCAACGTTCTCTCCGGTCTGCTGAGGCCGACGGCGGGCGAGGTCTGGTTCAGGGGGCAGCGGGTCACCGAGGCCTCGCCCTGGGACCTCGCGCGTCTCGGGATCGGCCGCACCTTCCAGATCGCCCGCCCCTTCAGCCATCTGACCGCGATGGACAACGTCCTGGTCGGCGTCACGTTCCGCTCGCAGCATCGCTACCGTCGGGCCCAGGACCGCCGGCGCGAGACCGAACGGCTCCTCGCCATCGTGGGGCTCAGCGAAAAGGCAGGATCGCGGGCCTATGAGCTCTCGCTGGGGGAGCGGAAGCGCCTCGAGCTGGCCATAGCCCTCTCCACGCGCCCCACGCTCCTCCTCCTGGACGAGCTGGCCTCGGGGCTTTCGCCCAAGGGCCGGGAGGAGGTCATCCGCTTTTATGGTCGCCTCCGCGAGCGCGGGCTCACGATCTTCGCCGTGGAGCATTCCTTCAGGGTGCTGGCCGAGGTGGCTGACCGGCTCGTGGTCCTGGACCAGGGGACGATCGTGGCCGACGGCCGGCCGGCGGCCGTCCTGGGATCCCGGCGCGTGCTCGACGCCTACCTGGGCGGGGACGACGATTAA
- a CDS encoding branched-chain amino acid ABC transporter permease: protein MDPVTAPGAWIAGGLGVLLLVAAPPLTGFHPYYLYLLSTAFLFATLAAAWNLLAYAGQISFGHAAFFGLGAYAAALTSLAGLSPWGAIGVGGLVGALGALGIGLASARLRGAYLALATLAYAEAWRGVALNWTGLTGGGSGLIGIPPLTGLEWLPLDLARGRAGGYYLSLAFLLAVLGSFAAVLRSRVGLAFAAVREEEERAGLLGLRPLPWKLLAFALSALFTALAGGLYVHTVRVVEPDLVFSRHFSILPLVMATVGGLHSLVGPVAAALALYLLSELVFHPYAPALHQFPYALALVAVVLYLPGGLAGLLTRRRRAAP from the coding sequence GTGGACCCAGTGACGGCCCCCGGCGCGTGGATCGCGGGCGGGCTCGGCGTACTCCTGCTCGTCGCCGCGCCGCCCCTCACGGGCTTCCACCCCTACTACCTGTACCTGCTCTCGACGGCCTTTCTCTTCGCCACGCTCGCCGCCGCCTGGAACCTCCTCGCCTATGCCGGCCAGATCTCCTTCGGCCACGCCGCCTTCTTCGGTCTCGGCGCCTACGCGGCGGCGCTCACCTCCCTCGCCGGCCTGTCGCCGTGGGGCGCCATCGGTGTCGGCGGGCTCGTGGGGGCCCTCGGCGCTCTCGGGATCGGTCTCGCATCCGCCAGGCTGCGGGGCGCTTACCTGGCGCTCGCGACGCTCGCGTACGCCGAGGCGTGGCGGGGCGTCGCCCTCAACTGGACCGGGCTCACCGGCGGCGGCTCGGGCCTCATCGGCATCCCGCCGCTCACCGGGCTCGAGTGGCTCCCCCTGGATCTGGCCCGAGGCCGCGCGGGGGGCTACTACCTCTCCCTCGCGTTCCTGCTGGCCGTGCTCGGAAGCTTCGCCGCGGTCCTGCGCTCGCGCGTGGGTCTCGCCTTCGCCGCCGTGAGGGAGGAGGAAGAACGCGCCGGCCTGCTCGGCCTCCGGCCGCTCCCCTGGAAGCTCCTCGCCTTCGCCCTCTCGGCGCTCTTCACAGCCCTGGCCGGTGGCCTTTACGTCCACACGGTTCGGGTGGTCGAGCCCGATCTCGTGTTCAGCCGACACTTCTCGATCCTGCCGCTCGTCATGGCGACCGTCGGCGGCCTCCACAGCCTCGTCGGCCCCGTGGCCGCCGCCCTCGCCCTCTACCTCCTGAGCGAACTGGTCTTTCACCCCTACGCCCCCGCCCTCCACCAGTTTCCCTACGCCCTGGCGCTGGTCGCCGTCGTGCTCTATCTGCCCGGCGGGCTCGCGGGCCTGCTGACGAGGCGCAGACGTGCCGCTCCTTGA